One Sphingomicrobium sp. XHP0239 DNA segment encodes these proteins:
- a CDS encoding RluA family pseudouridine synthase, with translation MGGGRHDIAIREDQRGWRLDRAVTDVVGTLSRERVKKLIASGALEGTNGAVRDPAIKLKGDERYILSVPAPRPHHAEPQDIPLTIVHEDDHLLVVDKPAGLVVHPAAGNPDGTLVNALLHHCAGRLSGIGGVARPGIVHRIDKDTSGLLVVAKTDPAHVGLAKQFAAHSIDRRYLAVASGEMRMPSGTIDAPLARSTTNRKKMAVVEGGRGKRAVTHWTRQENLKAATLVECRLDTGRTHQVRVHMASIGHPLVGDPFYGRIKKEHRTLLKELNFSRQALHAARLGFTHPATTDRLSFTSALPSDMTQLLSALHV, from the coding sequence ATGGGCGGGGGGCGTCACGACATTGCGATCCGGGAGGATCAGCGCGGCTGGCGGCTCGACCGGGCGGTCACCGACGTCGTCGGCACCCTGTCGCGCGAACGGGTCAAGAAACTGATCGCATCGGGCGCTCTCGAGGGCACAAACGGCGCGGTTCGCGATCCGGCGATCAAGCTGAAGGGCGATGAACGCTACATCCTGAGCGTTCCCGCACCGCGCCCGCACCATGCCGAACCGCAGGATATACCACTCACCATCGTTCACGAGGACGATCATCTGCTGGTCGTCGACAAGCCCGCCGGGCTGGTGGTGCATCCGGCCGCGGGCAACCCGGACGGTACGCTGGTGAATGCCTTGCTCCATCATTGTGCCGGACGGCTGTCGGGGATCGGCGGTGTCGCGCGGCCGGGGATCGTGCACCGGATCGACAAGGACACATCGGGCCTCCTAGTGGTCGCGAAGACCGATCCAGCGCACGTCGGGCTCGCGAAACAGTTTGCGGCACACAGTATCGACCGACGCTACCTCGCGGTGGCATCCGGTGAAATGCGGATGCCGTCGGGAACGATCGACGCGCCGCTGGCCCGATCGACGACCAATCGAAAGAAGATGGCGGTGGTCGAGGGCGGGCGCGGCAAACGGGCCGTCACCCACTGGACCCGGCAGGAGAACCTGAAAGCCGCGACACTAGTCGAATGTCGCCTCGACACCGGGCGGACGCACCAGGTCCGGGTTCACATGGCGTCGATCGGGCATCCGCTCGTCGGCGACCCCTTCTATGGTCGGATCAAAAAGGAACACCGCACGTTATTGAAAGAGTTGAATTTTTCCCGGCAGGCTCTGCACGCGGCACGATTGGGCTTCACCCATCCGGCCACGACCGACCGTCTGTCGTTCACCAGCGCGCTTCCGTCGGACATGACGCAACTTCTGAGCGCGCTTCACGTATAG
- a CDS encoding histidine phosphotransferase family protein, whose product MTDHDFAALLCSRLCHDLMSPVGALNNGLELLEDEKDPAMREQIVELLGDSATATATKLKFFRLAFGAAGGFGAEIDTSEARTVLEGLFAQEKKVAVNWMVEEPRLPKDAVKLLLNLALVAGDALVRGGQLDVGAEKRVGEVELVIRAEGPRLILDKKLRAMLEGAPIEGEPEPRAAGVLLAQKLAAEQGGSIRFSSPAETVMMIGATLAA is encoded by the coding sequence ATGACCGATCACGACTTCGCCGCCCTCCTGTGCAGCCGCCTTTGCCACGATCTCATGAGCCCCGTCGGAGCGCTCAACAACGGCCTCGAACTGCTCGAGGACGAGAAGGACCCGGCGATGCGCGAGCAGATCGTCGAGCTGCTGGGCGACAGTGCAACGGCGACAGCGACCAAGCTCAAGTTCTTCCGACTGGCCTTCGGCGCTGCGGGTGGGTTCGGAGCCGAGATCGATACCAGCGAAGCCCGCACCGTGCTCGAAGGACTGTTCGCGCAGGAAAAGAAGGTCGCGGTGAACTGGATGGTCGAGGAGCCGCGCCTTCCCAAGGACGCGGTGAAGCTGCTGCTCAATCTTGCGCTGGTGGCGGGCGATGCTCTCGTGCGTGGAGGTCAGCTCGACGTCGGCGCGGAAAAGCGCGTCGGCGAGGTCGAACTGGTGATCCGTGCCGAGGGGCCGCGTCTCATCCTCGACAAGAAGCTGCGCGCCATGCTCGAAGGCGCGCCCATCGAGGGCGAACCCGAACCGCGCGCCGCGGGCGTCCTTCTCGCGCAGAAGCTGGCGGCGGAGCAGGGCGGCTCGATCCGCTTCTCCTCGCCCGCCGAAACAGTGATGATGATCGGCGCGACGCTCGCCGCCTGA
- a CDS encoding dicarboxylate/amino acid:cation symporter, which yields MTDELATPKTGGIGLQWQMLIGFLVGLVAGLIVYATAQDAGWVETVSEVTGFVGQLFLRLLFMLVIPLLFSALVVGIAEMGDARSLKRVGLRTLFYTVMLSSVAVVIALAAANIFQPGAGVDRAIAEGLLADAADGAAAIIDRNAETPSGLDAVLAIVPSNVFSAMSANDILAVMFFALFFGIGLLFTDSKQANLLQAGIEGIFHVTMKLIMWVIRLAPIAIACFMFNLASAFGWDLLLRLAAYVGVVLLALAIHMFVIYPIVLRLFAGVSPIWFFRNVKEAMLIAFSTASSNATLPYALKVADENLKLPRAPARFVLTIGATANQNGTAMFEGITVLFLAQFFGVDLTLGQQVIVLLMCILGGIGTAGVPAGSLPVVALILAMVGVPPAGIGIVLGVDRLLDMCRTTLNVTGDLAIATLVSKGENDNRDREVSDLQTA from the coding sequence ATGACGGACGAACTGGCAACGCCCAAGACGGGCGGTATCGGCCTGCAATGGCAGATGCTCATCGGGTTTCTCGTCGGCCTTGTCGCCGGTCTCATCGTCTATGCCACCGCGCAGGATGCGGGTTGGGTCGAGACGGTCAGCGAGGTCACGGGTTTCGTCGGCCAGCTGTTCCTGCGCCTTCTCTTCATGCTCGTCATTCCGCTCCTCTTCTCCGCGCTGGTCGTGGGTATTGCGGAGATGGGCGACGCGCGAAGCCTCAAGCGGGTCGGCCTCAGGACTCTGTTCTACACGGTGATGCTGTCGAGCGTCGCGGTGGTGATCGCACTGGCCGCGGCCAACATCTTCCAGCCCGGGGCGGGGGTCGATCGCGCGATCGCCGAAGGCCTGCTCGCCGATGCTGCCGACGGCGCCGCTGCAATCATCGACCGCAACGCCGAAACGCCCTCGGGTCTAGACGCGGTCCTCGCCATCGTGCCGTCCAACGTCTTCAGCGCGATGAGCGCCAACGATATTCTCGCGGTGATGTTCTTCGCGCTCTTCTTCGGCATCGGCCTGCTGTTCACCGACAGCAAGCAGGCGAACCTGCTGCAGGCAGGTATCGAGGGCATTTTCCACGTGACGATGAAGCTCATCATGTGGGTCATCCGCCTCGCGCCGATCGCGATCGCCTGCTTCATGTTCAATCTCGCCAGCGCATTCGGGTGGGATTTGCTGTTGCGCCTCGCCGCCTACGTCGGCGTCGTGCTGCTGGCGCTCGCGATCCACATGTTCGTGATCTATCCTATCGTGCTGCGGCTGTTCGCGGGGGTGAGTCCGATCTGGTTCTTCCGCAACGTGAAGGAAGCGATGCTGATCGCCTTTTCAACCGCAAGTTCGAACGCCACGCTGCCCTATGCGCTCAAGGTCGCCGACGAGAATCTGAAGCTGCCGCGCGCACCGGCCCGGTTCGTCCTCACGATCGGTGCGACCGCCAACCAGAACGGGACGGCGATGTTCGAGGGGATCACGGTGCTTTTCCTTGCGCAGTTCTTCGGTGTCGATCTGACCCTGGGGCAGCAGGTCATCGTTCTTCTGATGTGCATTCTGGGCGGGATCGGCACGGCGGGCGTGCCCGCCGGGTCGCTGCCGGTGGTGGCGCTCATCCTTGCGATGGTCGGCGTGCCGCCTGCGGGGATCGGCATCGTGCTGGGCGTCGACCGACTGCTGGACATGTGCCGCACCACGTTGAACGTCACGGGTGATCTCGCCATCGCCACGCTGGTGAGCAAGGGCGAGAACGACAACCGCGACCGCGAGGTTTCCGACCTCCAGACCGCATGA
- a CDS encoding chemotaxis protein CheA, with the protein MDDLIADFVAESREMLESLGGEIVAWEAEPGDRARLDNIFRFVHTVKGNCGFFDFPRLEALSHAAEDALSDVRAGRRQPDAAMVSAVLAIIDRIGEMIEIIDRGEALPDGDDGALIAAISGRGIVETAPAAPLLAAGPADDKIAPAVAPRTIRLSVELLDRVMSGVSDMVLARNELARRLREADEDPAVAGAFERLSSIIADMRDSITRTRMQRIENLFVAIPRLVRDLSGELGKQVMVDIDGGDVELDREMIEMIRDPLTHIIRNAVDHGIESPADRLDAGKRENGLITVSARQSGNQILIDIQDDGKGISADRLVEKAIATKLIDKRTARDLTHAEKLGLIFEAGLSTAAEVTSVSGRGVGMDVVRSNIERIGGTVEVGSTLGEGTRMTLRVPLTLTIIPALTVSIGDQHFAIPRSAIEEIVRANGDSVTLERVGGAGVATIRGRRVPEIALADVLGLDSDLADEARTLVVLRPAGGDVYALAVDRIHDHEELVVKPAAPAVMATGLYAGTTLADDGSPILLFDAAGLAQVGGIKLETQDRSARVAEDRQAANDDAVELLLFRALGGERRVVRLGTVDRIEDVPVAAFTQCAGALRVTLGDQLLPVAGLNSLEELDGRQSVRLFRLSDGSREIGYAFDTVIDLKALSHDVIAAGQEGEVAGVSLVGEEPAELVDTHYLFASLSEDGRRAGSDLVCALPADDPWMKNMLRPIVEAAGYRVVALGSEAAAEADLVIDARPDASAPEGGKARLVKLRATPDGDDDSIYRYDRAGLLMALRSVAKGAA; encoded by the coding sequence ATGGACGATCTGATTGCCGATTTTGTCGCGGAAAGCCGCGAGATGCTCGAGAGCCTGGGTGGCGAGATCGTCGCTTGGGAAGCAGAGCCGGGCGACCGTGCGCGTCTCGATAATATCTTCCGCTTCGTCCATACCGTGAAGGGTAATTGCGGCTTCTTCGACTTTCCGCGTCTCGAGGCCCTCAGTCACGCAGCCGAAGATGCGCTGTCCGACGTACGCGCCGGCCGACGTCAGCCCGATGCCGCGATGGTCAGCGCCGTGCTCGCCATCATCGACAGGATCGGCGAGATGATCGAGATCATCGACCGCGGAGAAGCACTGCCCGACGGAGACGACGGCGCGCTGATCGCCGCCATTTCGGGTCGGGGAATAGTCGAGACGGCGCCTGCCGCTCCGCTCCTCGCCGCCGGTCCCGCCGATGACAAGATCGCGCCCGCCGTCGCACCCCGCACGATCCGCTTGTCCGTCGAACTGCTCGACCGCGTTATGTCGGGTGTAAGCGACATGGTGCTGGCGCGCAACGAACTCGCCCGCCGTCTGCGCGAGGCCGACGAGGACCCGGCCGTCGCGGGCGCGTTCGAGCGACTGTCCTCGATTATCGCCGACATGCGCGACAGCATCACCCGTACCCGCATGCAGCGCATCGAAAACCTTTTCGTCGCCATTCCCCGCCTCGTCCGGGACCTGTCGGGCGAATTGGGCAAGCAGGTGATGGTCGACATCGATGGGGGCGATGTCGAACTCGATCGCGAAATGATCGAGATGATCCGCGATCCCCTGACGCATATCATCCGCAATGCGGTCGATCACGGCATCGAGAGTCCCGCAGACCGGCTCGACGCCGGCAAGCGCGAGAACGGCCTGATTACCGTTTCGGCGCGCCAGTCGGGAAACCAGATCCTCATCGACATCCAGGACGACGGCAAGGGCATCAGCGCCGACCGGCTCGTCGAAAAGGCGATCGCCACCAAATTGATCGACAAGCGCACCGCGCGCGACCTGACCCATGCCGAGAAACTGGGGCTGATTTTCGAGGCGGGCCTGTCGACCGCAGCCGAGGTCACGTCGGTCTCGGGTCGGGGCGTCGGAATGGACGTGGTTCGTTCCAACATCGAACGGATCGGTGGGACGGTCGAAGTTGGCAGCACGCTTGGCGAAGGCACCCGCATGACGCTGCGCGTGCCGTTGACGCTCACCATCATTCCCGCGCTGACTGTCTCGATCGGCGACCAGCATTTCGCCATTCCCCGGAGCGCGATCGAAGAAATCGTTCGCGCCAACGGCGACAGCGTGACGTTGGAGCGGGTCGGCGGCGCCGGAGTGGCGACCATCCGGGGACGCCGCGTTCCCGAGATCGCGCTCGCGGATGTCCTTGGGCTCGACAGCGATTTGGCCGACGAGGCACGAACCCTGGTTGTCCTGCGACCCGCGGGCGGCGATGTCTACGCTCTGGCGGTCGACCGGATCCACGATCACGAGGAACTGGTGGTCAAACCTGCGGCGCCCGCGGTGATGGCGACCGGACTCTATGCCGGCACCACGCTGGCCGACGACGGGTCGCCCATCCTGCTGTTCGACGCTGCCGGACTGGCGCAAGTCGGCGGCATAAAGCTGGAAACGCAGGATCGCTCGGCACGGGTGGCGGAGGATCGGCAGGCCGCCAACGACGATGCGGTCGAACTGCTGCTGTTCCGGGCGCTGGGTGGCGAGCGGCGAGTCGTGCGGCTCGGCACCGTCGACCGGATCGAGGACGTTCCGGTGGCCGCTTTCACGCAGTGTGCCGGGGCGCTCCGCGTCACGCTGGGCGACCAGTTGCTGCCCGTTGCGGGCTTGAACTCGCTCGAGGAACTGGACGGGCGCCAATCTGTGCGGCTGTTCCGCCTGTCCGACGGCAGCCGCGAGATCGGCTATGCCTTCGATACGGTCATCGACTTGAAAGCGCTCAGCCACGACGTCATCGCGGCGGGACAGGAAGGCGAGGTCGCGGGCGTCAGCCTGGTTGGCGAGGAGCCGGCCGAACTGGTCGATACCCATTATCTTTTCGCGTCGCTGAGCGAAGACGGCCGCCGCGCCGGCAGCGACCTCGTCTGCGCATTGCCGGCGGACGATCCTTGGATGAAGAACATGCTCCGCCCGATCGTCGAGGCCGCGGGCTATCGGGTCGTGGCGCTGGGGAGCGAGGCGGCTGCGGAGGCCGACCTGGTGATCGACGCACGCCCCGATGCCAGCGCGCCCGAGGGCGGCAAGGCGCGGCTCGTGAAGCTGCGCGCGACGCCCGACGGCGATGACGACAGCATCTATCGATACGATCGTGCGGGCCTGCTCATGGCGCTCCGCTCGGTCGCGAAGGGAGCCGCCTGA
- the rpoH gene encoding RNA polymerase sigma factor RpoH — protein sequence MAKSGALSIPSTGGEDGLNRYLSEIKKFPILTPEDEYMLATRWKEHGDTEAAAELVNSHLRLVAKIAMGYRGYGLPVSELISEGNIGLMQGVKKFEPERGFRLATYAMWWIRASIQEFILRSWSLVKMGTTAAQKKLFFNLRRMKNQIEAFEEGDLKPEDVTQIATELGVSEADVVSMNRRMARGGDTSLNAPMRGADDEGDTQWLDTLQSEERLQDEIVADDEERQVRHELLMEAMNALNEREQHILTERRLTENPKTLEDLSQVYGVSRERIRQIEVRAFEKLQAALIKNAEEQRYLIAGDAA from the coding sequence ATGGCCAAGAGCGGAGCATTATCGATCCCGAGCACCGGAGGCGAAGACGGCCTCAACCGGTATCTGTCGGAGATCAAGAAATTCCCAATCCTCACCCCTGAGGACGAATATATGCTCGCGACCCGCTGGAAAGAGCATGGCGACACCGAAGCGGCGGCCGAACTGGTCAATTCGCATCTCCGCTTGGTGGCGAAGATCGCGATGGGCTATCGCGGTTATGGACTGCCCGTCTCGGAGCTGATTTCCGAAGGGAACATCGGCTTGATGCAGGGCGTCAAGAAGTTCGAGCCCGAGCGCGGTTTCCGGCTTGCTACCTATGCGATGTGGTGGATCCGCGCCTCGATCCAGGAATTCATCCTGCGCTCGTGGAGCCTTGTGAAAATGGGCACCACCGCGGCGCAGAAGAAGCTGTTCTTCAACCTTCGCCGAATGAAGAACCAGATCGAAGCGTTCGAGGAAGGCGATCTGAAGCCCGAGGATGTGACGCAAATCGCGACCGAACTGGGCGTGTCCGAAGCCGACGTCGTTTCGATGAACCGCCGCATGGCGCGCGGCGGCGATACCAGCCTGAACGCGCCCATGCGCGGCGCCGACGACGAAGGCGACACGCAGTGGCTCGATACCCTTCAGTCGGAGGAGCGGTTGCAGGACGAAATCGTCGCCGACGACGAGGAGCGGCAGGTTCGACACGAACTGCTGATGGAAGCGATGAACGCGCTCAACGAACGCGAACAGCACATCCTGACCGAACGCCGACTGACCGAGAATCCGAAAACTCTCGAAGATCTCAGTCAGGTCTATGGGGTCAGCCGCGAACGGATCCGCCAGATCGAAGTGCGGGCGTTCGAAAAGCTGCAGGCCGCGCTGATCAAGAATGCCGAGGAACAGCGTTACCTGATCGCCGGCGACGCCGCCTAG
- a CDS encoding TIGR01459 family HAD-type hydrolase — protein sequence MTLDDLPERYSTILCDVWGVLHDGARLFPGTVDRLSRWKDEGRTIVVITNAPRPADRVIADLEAMGLSSDLWDGLMSSGQAGIEALTDPPRAVGFEGSRFDHVDLIAHGVTIAEPGEEVAEIALTGLDEHRASVAEYEAEIARWVERGLLVHCLNPDRIVMHRGREVVCAGAIADEVAARGGRVQFYGKPHRPIYEQALKLAGGPDPANVVMVGDNPATDMLGAARMGMAGVLVGSGVSNAGHDWGAEFENWRPMMTVEGL from the coding sequence ATGACGCTGGACGACCTGCCGGAACGCTATTCGACGATCCTTTGCGATGTCTGGGGCGTGCTGCACGACGGGGCGCGCCTGTTTCCCGGGACGGTCGACCGATTGTCGCGGTGGAAGGACGAGGGGCGCACGATCGTCGTCATCACCAACGCCCCGCGACCGGCCGACCGGGTGATCGCGGATCTGGAGGCCATGGGCCTGTCGAGCGATCTTTGGGACGGCCTGATGTCGTCGGGGCAGGCGGGGATCGAGGCGCTGACCGATCCTCCGCGCGCCGTCGGGTTCGAAGGCAGTCGTTTCGACCATGTGGACCTGATCGCGCACGGCGTGACGATTGCCGAACCGGGCGAGGAGGTCGCCGAAATCGCGCTGACGGGGCTCGACGAACATCGCGCGAGCGTCGCGGAATATGAGGCCGAGATTGCGCGATGGGTCGAGCGGGGCCTGCTCGTCCATTGCCTCAACCCGGATCGCATCGTCATGCATCGCGGCCGCGAGGTCGTCTGTGCCGGGGCGATCGCCGACGAAGTGGCGGCGCGGGGAGGGCGGGTCCAATTCTACGGAAAGCCCCACCGCCCCATCTACGAACAGGCGCTGAAGCTCGCCGGCGGGCCCGACCCCGCGAACGTGGTCATGGTCGGCGACAATCCCGCGACCGATATGCTCGGCGCCGCGCGAATGGGCATGGCGGGCGTGTTGGTGGGGAGCGGCGTTTCGAACGCCGGACATGATTGGGGCGCCGAGTTCGAAAACTGGCGCCCCATGATGACCGTCGAGGGTCTGTAG